A single genomic interval of Streptococcus suis harbors:
- a CDS encoding LPXTG cell wall anchor domain-containing protein has translation MSTKKTYLLRKTSIGLVSLAALAVVGTTVSANEIGVATAHGTGAYADPIPTFNINTGELTAKGSSVLNSDYKPALDPSTVDITKHGEGVTAELPEVALGFDNGEPYVYAHGTGVTASVELSALDPSTVDITKHGEGLTAPTLNEVAVALDENGLYFTNTPVEAPTAEAIPEVQVGGKDGEFYLYAKGEGATVELPTIDPATLGAPIETAKGESVTAPALPVAELPALETAKGESVTAEELPTVEVAKDEAGEYLFSKGASVTAVELPTIDPATLGAPIETSKGESVKAEELPTVEVVKEEAKAPKVEVVAATPTASAAELPETGEASTAVYFATALGLLGAAAVLAKKQEN, from the coding sequence ATGTCAACAAAGAAAACATATCTTTTGAGAAAAACCTCTATTGGTTTGGTATCATTGGCAGCTCTTGCGGTTGTAGGAACAACTGTATCAGCTAATGAGATTGGTGTAGCAACTGCACATGGTACAGGTGCTTATGCAGATCCAATCCCAACTTTCAATATCAATACAGGTGAATTGACAGCAAAAGGTAGCAGCGTATTGAACTCTGACTACAAACCAGCCTTGGATCCAAGTACGGTGGACATCACAAAACATGGCGAGGGTGTGACTGCGGAACTTCCAGAAGTAGCACTTGGTTTTGACAATGGTGAGCCATATGTTTATGCGCACGGTACAGGTGTGACTGCATCAGTAGAATTGTCAGCCTTGGATCCAAGTACTGTAGATATCACAAAACATGGTGAGGGCCTTACCGCACCAACATTAAATGAAGTAGCGGTTGCCTTGGATGAAAATGGTTTGTATTTTACAAACACACCAGTTGAGGCTCCAACAGCAGAAGCGATTCCAGAAGTGCAAGTAGGTGGTAAAGATGGAGAATTCTATCTTTATGCTAAGGGTGAAGGTGCGACAGTAGAGCTTCCAACAATTGACCCTGCAACACTTGGTGCTCCTATTGAAACAGCTAAGGGCGAGAGTGTAACAGCACCAGCTCTTCCAGTAGCTGAGTTGCCAGCTTTGGAAACAGCTAAAGGTGAAAGTGTAACAGCTGAAGAATTACCAACTGTAGAAGTTGCTAAAGATGAAGCAGGTGAGTATCTCTTCTCTAAAGGTGCTAGTGTAACAGCAGTAGAGCTTCCAACAATTGACCCTGCAACACTTGGTGCTCCTATTGAAACATCTAAGGGTGAGAGTGTAAAAGCTGAAGAATTGCCAACTGTAGAAGTTGTTAAAGAAGAAGCTAAGGCTCCTAAAGTAGAAGTGGTAGCAGCTACTCCAACAGCATCAGCAGCAGAGCTTCCAGAAACAGGTGAAGCATCTACAGCAGTTTATTTTGCTACGGCTCTAGGACTTCTTGGTGCAGCAGCAGTGCTTGCCAAAAAACAAGAAAACTAA